CAAAAGACCTGTGTAAAGGAATCCTTTATTCAGTTCTGGCTTATGTCAGCCTGATGCTTCCGGTTGCACTGCTTGCATGTGTGCTTGATTCTTTCCTTATAGCATTGTCCTGGGACAGCGGGCAGGGTGGAAATATTTTACTGTACACGGTGATCGGAATCGTCATTTTAGCAGTCATATTTGTGATGCATTATCTGCAGTATACACTGACCTATATGGGAACCTATCAGGAGAGTGAACGCCGCAGGATTTCAATCGCGGAAAAGTTAAGGACGATGCCGCTTCGGTTTTTCCATGAGCGTGATCTGTCTGATCTGACGAGTACGATCATGGGGGACTGCGCAGGTTTTGAACACGCATTTTCGCATACCGTACCGCAGTTCTGGGGTTCGATCCTGTCGACTGCGATCGTGTGCATCGTGCTTTTGATCTATGACTGGAGAATGGGACTTGCGCTGCTTGGGGTAGCGCCGGTGGCGTTTGCAATCGTTCTTTTTTCCAGAAAGCTGCAGACAAAGCAGGGGCAGAAACATATCGATGCAAAACTTGCACTGGCAGATGGAATACAGGAATGCTTAGAGACGGTGCAGGACATTAAGGCGTGCAATCAGGAAACGGTATATCTGAAAAAGCTGGATGAAAAAATGGATGCCGCGGAAAAGGCACAGATCTCTTCGGAGATGGTAACGGCAAGCCTTGTGACCACAGGGCAGATGTTTTTGCGGCTTGGACTTGCGACGGTCATTGTTGTCGGAAATACTTTGATGATCAACCATCAGACCACACTGTTTTCCTACATTTTATTCCTGATCGCAGCTTCAAGACTATATGATCCACTTTCCGGGGCAATGGCAAATATGGCAGAGCTGTTTTCCGTGGATCTTCAGGTAAAGCGCCTGAAAGAAATCCAGGATTATAAAGAGGAAAATAAGAAGAAAGAGTATCAGACAGACGGCTATGATATTACATTCGACCATGTAAGTTTTGCCTACGAACCTGGCAAACCGGTGTTGCGGGATGTTTCTTTCACTGCAAAACAGGGACAGGTAACAGCCCTTGTCGGACCGTCCGGCGGGGGAAAGAGTACGGTGGCAAATTTAGCGGCTGGTTTTTACGATGTGAACGGTGGAAAAATCACACTTGGTGGCACGGATATTGCACCGATCGATTCAGTTGCCATGATGAGAGATTTTTCCGTGGTATTCCAGAACGTAGTTCTTTTCAACAATACCATTATGGAAAATATCCGTATAGGGCGCAAAGATGCGACCGATGAAGAGGTGATCGCTGCTGCAAAGGCGGCGCGCTGTCATACGTTTATTGAAAAACTGCCGGACGGCTATCAGACCGTGATCGGAGAAAACGGCTCCACACTTTCCGGTGGCGAGTGCCAGCGTCTTTCCATTGCCCGTGCACTTTTAAAAGATGCGCCGGTTATTCTGTTAGACGAAGCGACAGCGTCCCTTGATGTGGACAATGAGACAGAGATCCAGGAAGCGATTTCTAAGCTGATAAAAGGAAAGACAGTCCTTGTCATTGCACACAGAATGAGAACCGTTGAAAATGCAGACAAGATCGTTGTCCTTGACGGCGGTGTTGTCGCAGAGAGCGGAACACATGCTGAGCTGATGAAAAAGAACGGACTTTATGCAAGACTGGTGGAGCTGCAGACAGCTTCGGCGGACTGGAAGCTGAATGGCAGGTAAAAGTTGAACTGAAAAACGATAAAATCATAAGAAAGACAGGTTCTTTTAGAGGAATTTTTAAGATGCCTGTCTTTTTTATGGGGATAGAGGGGAGTGCAATCCATTATTTTATGTTATACTGTGTCAGGAAAGTTTTTTGATTCATAGGATTCGGGTGTCAAAAGGTGGCTTCCAAATTTTTGATTGTCAAATTGTACAAAGCCGGGGCTGTTTTGTTCCGTTGTCCGAAAATAAGAAAATCTAAGTCTGCCTGTGTTAAATTCTCTCAAAGTGACGTGTACGTCTTAAATGTCCCATCCATGGGACATTAAGACTTTTGCTGCCGTCCATGGCAGCAAAACACTGCGCATCGACAGGCAAACTAAGATTTTCTAATTTTCTCTCCAAGTCACAAAAACAGTCTCTGCTTTGTGCAATTTGCCAGCCACTAAATTAAAATCCACCTTTTGACACCCGAATCTTCATAGGAAATTACGTCCTATGACTCAAAAAGCCCTACGGGCGGGATGCGCTCTTCGCGGAGAAGAGTTTGCTGTAAACAGCACCGCTCGGGCGCGAAAGAGTCGCAAGCGACTCTTTGTTCTGTGAGCAGGATAAGACGAATAAATAAGGAGTACCATCATGGAAACCAACCATAATGAACCAAAATATATCAGGGTAAAAGGGGCGAGAGTCCACAACCTGAAAAATGTAAATGTGGATGTCCCCCTGCATCAGATCGTGGGGGTCGCAGGTGTGTCAGGTTCCGGCAAATCTTCGCTGGCACTTGGTGTTTTGTATGCGGAAGGATCCAGACGTTATCTGGAGTCACTTTCTACCTATACAAGAAGGCGCATGACAGGAGCAGCGAAAGCACAGGTGGATGAGGTGCTGTATGTCCCAGCGGCTTTAGCACTTCATCAGCGTCCGGGAATACCGGGGATCCGCAGTACCTTCGGGACAGGAACCGAACTTTTGAACAGCTTAAGATTGATGTATTCGGGACTGG
The Roseburia rectibacter DNA segment above includes these coding regions:
- a CDS encoding ABC transporter ATP-binding protein; the encoded protein is MTKYFQNKYALSKQGAKDLCKGILYSVLAYVSLMLPVALLACVLDSFLIALSWDSGQGGNILLYTVIGIVILAVIFVMHYLQYTLTYMGTYQESERRRISIAEKLRTMPLRFFHERDLSDLTSTIMGDCAGFEHAFSHTVPQFWGSILSTAIVCIVLLIYDWRMGLALLGVAPVAFAIVLFSRKLQTKQGQKHIDAKLALADGIQECLETVQDIKACNQETVYLKKLDEKMDAAEKAQISSEMVTASLVTTGQMFLRLGLATVIVVGNTLMINHQTTLFSYILFLIAASRLYDPLSGAMANMAELFSVDLQVKRLKEIQDYKEENKKKEYQTDGYDITFDHVSFAYEPGKPVLRDVSFTAKQGQVTALVGPSGGGKSTVANLAAGFYDVNGGKITLGGTDIAPIDSVAMMRDFSVVFQNVVLFNNTIMENIRIGRKDATDEEVIAAAKAARCHTFIEKLPDGYQTVIGENGSTLSGGECQRLSIARALLKDAPVILLDEATASLDVDNETEIQEAISKLIKGKTVLVIAHRMRTVENADKIVVLDGGVVAESGTHAELMKKNGLYARLVELQTASADWKLNGR